The genomic segment ATTCAACGGGTGAAGGCGGTCTGGATATCATTCTGCCGGTCGTATTTCTTATCGCTATAATGATGATTCTGCTGCCCCTTCCCACGGTCGTTGTCGATATATTGATTGCGGTGAATATTACAGCCTCTTTAATACTGTTACTTATTGCAATTTCGATAGGTGAGCCTCTTGAATTGTCGGTATTTCCAACATTGTTGTTAATCACAACGATATTCCGTCTGGCATTGACCGTCAGTACCACGCGTCTGGTGCTGCTTCAGCATGATGCCGGTAATATTGTCGATGCATTTGGCCATTTTGTCGTCAGTGGCAACCTCACTGTCGGGTTGGTTATTTTCAGTATCATTACGATTGTCCAGTTCATCGTCATTACAAAAGGCACTGAGCGAGTGGCTGAAGTCAGCGCGCGTTTCTCACTCGATGGCATGCCCGGTAAGCAGATGAGCATTGACGGTGACATGCGCGCCGGTGCGATCGATGCCAGTCAGGCGCGGCAAATGCGCCAGATGATTCAGCAGGAAAGCCGATTCCTGGGTGCAATGGACGGGGCGATGAAGTTCGTCAAGGGCGATGCCATAGCCGGGATTATCGTGGTTCTGGTGAACATCATCGGGGGGATGATCATTGGCGTTGTGCAACACAACATGCCTCTAGCTGATGCAGTTCAGAAATACAGCGTGCTATCCATCGGGGATGGCTTGTGTGGCCAGATCCCGTCTCTGCTTATCTCTCTGAGCGCGGGGGTCATCGTTACCCGGGTTCCGGGTGAGAAAAAACAGAATCTCTCCCGGGAACTCTCCGCGCAAATTGGCAGGCAACCCCGGGCGCTTGTCCTTACGGCTGTCGTTATGTTGCTCCTGGCTATCGTGCCCGGTTTTCCCTTTTTCATCTTTTTCCCTCTGGCTGTTGTTCTGGCGATGCCGCTTTTGTTCACCTGGCATCAACGCTATTTTCCGCAAGGAGAGCCGGAGCGAAAGGAAACGGCGCTACCGGATACGATGACGCCTGGGGTAACGCCGATGATGCTACGCTTTGGCGCTGCGCTGGAGCCATACATTGTCGAAAAGCGCATTGACGCTTTGCGATGGAAACTGTTTGAAGAATATGGTGTTCCGCTGCCTGAAGTGACGCTTCTTCCCGCCCCCGGAGACGACGCTGGAAAGTTGACCATGTTTGTTTATCAGATCCCCGTGCTCTCTGTGATCGTTCCGGAAGAGTGCCCGTATCTGTTGACAGGAAAGGACGCACGCTTCGAAGGAAAGACGCAAACGCTCAATGAAGGGCTTGGAACCATAACCTGGCTTAATACTGAGGTCGGTCAGACTGCACGTGCCATGGGGATAACGGTTGCAGAAGGGGCAGATCGGATAACAGTGTTGCTGGAGAAGGTGTTTTTGCGCCACATGGCAGAATTTATAGGCGTGCAGGAAGCCTACTACCTGATGAACTCCATGGAGAGAGATTATGCTGAGCTTGTTAAAGAGCTTCAGCGACAACTTCCCAGCATCAGAATTACGGAAGTTTTGCGCCGGCTGGTGGCGGAAAAGGTCACTATCCGCGATCTGCGCCTGATTTTCGGTACGCTCATTGAGTGGGGTCCACGGGAAAAAGATGTGCTGATGCTGACTGAGTATGTCCGCGTGGCGCTTCGACGTCACCTTCTGCACCAGATTATGCCTCCGGACGGGATCCTTGAGGTCATTCATATCGGTGAGGTTATAGAGAATCTTATCAGAGAATCTACGCGTCAAACCGTTCAGGGGAGTTATACCGCGCTCAGTTCCGGGCAGAATGCAAAGATCCTCGAACGTATCACCGATGCGGTGATGGAGCACGGGAATGTCTGCATTGTTACCTCAATCGATGCCCGCCGTTACTTACGCAAGATGACGGAGGACACGCTGTTTGATGTGCCCGTACTGTCCTGGCAGGAGCTGGGGGAAAATTGCCAGGTGAGGGTGGTGTGTGGTGTTGATATTGACCCAGAGGAGAGTTGTGATGAGCAATATTGACGCGATGCAGCGAAGATTAGAGCAGATCCTCGCCGCGAAAAGCGACCCGCCGAAGGGATATCTGAGAACCGGCCGGTTGCGCACCGTGGGGCCCACGCTGATGAAAGCGCACCTCCCGGATGTTTTTATGGGTGAAGTGTGCCGCATTCTGCCGGGTAACGCGCTGGCGGAAGTGGTTGGCGTTGAAGGTTCCAGTGCGTTGCTCTCTCCCTTTGGCGATACGTCAGGTCATTACTGTGGACAACGCGTGATTCCCACCGGACGCCGACACCGGGTACCGGTCGGTACCGGCCTTCTGGGACGGGTGGTGGATGGACTGGGGAGGGCGCTGGATGGTGGTCCCCCATTGCAGGGCCCCTTGCGGGATTATGACGCGCCACCGCCTTCTCCTCTGTCTCGCCAACTGATAGAGCGCCCGATGCTGACAGGCATTCGCGCAATTGATTCCCTCACCACCTGCGGAGAGGGCCAGCGGATGGGGATTTTCGCTGCGCCGGGTGTCGGAAAAAGCGTTTTGCTGGCCATGCTCTGTCAGAGCGCGGACAGCGAGATAACGGTTCTCGCCTTAGTTGGCGAGCGCGGTCGCGAGGTGCGGGAGTTCCTGGAAAAAAATCTTAGCGCTGAGGTCAGGCAGCGCACAGTTGTTGTGGTCTCCACGTCAGACAGGCCAGCGATGGAGCGCATGCGTGCGCTCTTTGTCGCGACCACCATTGCAGAAGCCTTTCGTGACAGGGGACACAGGGTCATGTTGCTGGCGGATTCATTGACACGCTATGCGCGTGCAGCGAGAGAAATTGCGCTTGCGAGCGGTGAAACGATCGGCGCTATTGGTTATCCCGCCAGCGTATTTGCATCCTTACCCCGCCTGCTGGAACGAGCGGGTAAAGCTGAGCGCGGCTGTATTACGGCGTTTTATACGGTGCTTGTTGAAAACGATGACATGAACGAGCCGCTGGCAGATGAAGTCAGATCGCTGCTGGACGGGCACATCGTCTTATCAAGGCGGCTCTCCGAGGGGGGACATTCCCGGCCATTGACGTGCTGGCGAGTCTGAGCCGGTTAATGCCCCTGGTCGTAGATACACGGCATCGTGTTCTGGCCGGAGAAGTGCGTAACTTACTGTCTGTGTATCGTGACGTTGAACTTCTGGTGAGGATCGGTGAATTCAAACCCGGAGAAGATCCTGTCGCCGATCTTGCGGTGAAGAATTACCCGGCAATATGTGATTTTCTCAAGCAGAGGGAGTGCGAACCATGCGAACTCGAAGCATTGCTGCGCAGAATGCAACAACTGACAGGCAATTGATCCTGCTAAGTATTTTGAAAGTTAAAGAGCATTCCGAGGATAAATTACGACGGCAACTGACGGAGCTTATAAAGACTCAGCAAACTCTTGAAGTATCGAAGGCCAATTGTGCGGAAATAAGGGCCGGGCTGCGCCATACGCTGGGGCAGATGCTGGCGTGGTCCGGCACATTGCCCGCCAGCCTCCTGCAGCAAAAAAAAGGCCAGATGAACCA from the unidentified bacterial endosymbiont genome contains:
- a CDS encoding EscV/YscV/HrcV family type III secretion system export apparatus protein; amino-acid sequence: MSPYVIVMEKIKGWYSTGEGGLDIILPVVFLIAIMMILLPLPTVVVDILIAVNITASLILLLIAISIGEPLELSVFPTLLLITTIFRLALTVSTTRLVLLQHDAGNIVDAFGHFVVSGNLTVGLVIFSIITIVQFIVITKGTERVAEVSARFSLDGMPGKQMSIDGDMRAGAIDASQARQMRQMIQQESRFLGAMDGAMKFVKGDAIAGIIVVLVNIIGGMIIGVVQHNMPLADAVQKYSVLSIGDGLCGQIPSLLISLSAGVIVTRVPGEKKQNLSRELSAQIGRQPRALVLTAVVMLLLAIVPGFPFFIFFPLAVVLAMPLLFTWHQRYFPQGEPERKETALPDTMTPGVTPMMLRFGAALEPYIVEKRIDALRWKLFEEYGVPLPEVTLLPAPGDDAGKLTMFVYQIPVLSVIVPEECPYLLTGKDARFEGKTQTLNEGLGTITWLNTEVGQTARAMGITVAEGADRITVLLEKVFLRHMAEFIGVQEAYYLMNSMERDYAELVKELQRQLPSIRITEVLRRLVAEKVTIRDLRLIFGTLIEWGPREKDVLMLTEYVRVALRRHLLHQIMPPDGILEVIHIGEVIENLIRESTRQTVQGSYTALSSGQNAKILERITDAVMEHGNVCIVTSIDARRYLRKMTEDTLFDVPVLSWQELGENCQVRVVCGVDIDPEESCDEQY